One window from the genome of Moritella sp. F3 encodes:
- the rapZ gene encoding RNase adapter RapZ — protein sequence MKLIIVSGQSGSGKSIALRVLEDLGYYCVDNLPVTLLPQLLQTLNEKTEKVAVSIDVRNLPTDKKELNDIITALKASTDLTSLFLDTNKAVLIKRYSETRRLHPLTKDELSLSQAIEIEEKRLRPIALHADLKIDTTELNIHELSEQIKERILGKKNNQLVLVFQSFGFKHGLPMDADYVFDVRFLPNPHWIPELKPYTGLDEPVISYLSQQPEVMSFALQIENLLTTWLPLLEKNNRSYVTVAIGCTGGQHRSVFIAEQLAKYFKLQDRIVQTRHQTLEKNKHKIS from the coding sequence ATGAAATTAATAATCGTCAGCGGCCAATCAGGATCCGGTAAATCAATTGCTTTACGGGTACTTGAAGACTTAGGCTACTATTGTGTAGACAACCTACCTGTTACCTTGCTCCCACAGCTACTACAAACCTTAAATGAAAAAACTGAAAAAGTGGCTGTCAGTATCGATGTACGTAACCTCCCAACTGACAAAAAAGAATTAAATGACATTATTACGGCGCTAAAAGCCAGCACCGACCTAACCAGTTTATTCCTCGATACCAATAAAGCTGTACTTATTAAGCGCTACAGCGAGACGAGACGACTACATCCATTAACCAAAGATGAGTTATCGCTATCTCAAGCAATTGAAATAGAGGAAAAACGCTTACGCCCTATCGCCTTGCATGCTGATTTGAAAATCGATACCACCGAGCTCAATATTCATGAGCTGAGCGAGCAAATCAAAGAACGTATTCTAGGTAAGAAAAATAATCAATTGGTGTTGGTCTTCCAATCATTTGGTTTCAAACATGGCCTACCAATGGATGCTGACTATGTATTCGACGTGCGATTTTTACCTAACCCACACTGGATCCCAGAATTAAAACCGTATACAGGTCTGGATGAACCGGTGATTAGTTACCTCAGCCAACAACCAGAAGTAATGAGTTTTGCACTGCAAATCGAAAATTTATTAACGACCTGGTTACCGCTGTTAGAAAAAAATAATCGCAGCTATGTCACTGTTGCAATTGGCTGTACTGGCGGCCAACACCGTTCTGTCTTTATTGCAGAGCAGCTAGCGAAATACTTTAAACTGCAAGATCGAATCGTGCAAACCCGTCACCAGACATTAGAAAAAAACAAACACAAGATCAGCTAA
- the mgtE gene encoding magnesium transporter, with protein sequence MLEQMEHDSTHLRLSEMNEALDSGMFVHVKRMLNQTPPCDIALLLESSPPAGRKVLWRLTDSEMQGEILDELNEDAKTSILKLMDTESLVAATEGLDTDDLANILRSLPDSIYQEVITQMDTQDRHRLEAAMAYPEDTAGSIMDTDTITLRPDVTVDVILRYIRLRGELPEATDTLYVVDKDDRLIGDVPLAMLLTTDPNSVISTIMDRQAETLPATMDTSEVAKLFERHDWISAPVLDDSGKLLGRITIDDVVDIIRENAEHDMMGMAGMDDDEDTFAPVIQSTKRRTLWLGVNLIAALTAASVSNMFEATLEQLATLAILMTIVPSMGGIAGNQTLALVIRGMAVGHISDENSRWLIGKEAMVGALNGAIWAISIAIIVSLWKGDPSLGLIIGGAMFINMSMGGLAGVVIPLVMKKYNIDPALAGGMALTTVTDVVGLFAFLGMATLVYGA encoded by the coding sequence ATGCTAGAACAAATGGAGCATGACAGTACACACCTGCGTTTAAGTGAAATGAATGAAGCGCTCGACAGCGGTATGTTTGTTCACGTAAAACGAATGCTCAACCAAACGCCCCCTTGTGATATTGCATTATTACTCGAATCATCACCACCAGCTGGCCGTAAAGTCTTGTGGCGGTTAACCGACTCTGAAATGCAAGGTGAGATCCTTGACGAGCTAAATGAAGACGCCAAGACCAGCATTCTAAAACTGATGGATACTGAATCACTGGTTGCTGCAACGGAAGGTTTGGATACCGATGACCTCGCCAATATTCTCCGCAGTCTACCCGATAGCATCTATCAAGAAGTTATCACGCAAATGGACACTCAAGATCGCCATCGTCTAGAAGCTGCTATGGCCTATCCAGAAGATACTGCCGGCAGCATCATGGATACGGACACCATTACTTTACGTCCTGATGTCACTGTTGATGTGATCTTACGTTATATTCGTTTGCGTGGAGAATTACCTGAAGCCACTGATACGTTATACGTTGTCGATAAAGATGACCGATTAATTGGCGATGTACCTTTAGCCATGCTACTCACGACAGATCCCAACAGTGTTATTAGCACCATCATGGATCGTCAAGCTGAAACCTTACCAGCCACGATGGATACTTCTGAAGTAGCCAAACTGTTTGAGCGTCATGATTGGATCTCAGCCCCCGTACTTGATGACTCAGGGAAATTACTCGGTCGTATTACCATTGATGACGTGGTTGATATTATCCGTGAAAATGCCGAGCATGACATGATGGGTATGGCCGGTATGGATGATGACGAGGATACTTTTGCTCCCGTTATCCAAAGTACCAAGCGTCGTACACTCTGGCTTGGGGTTAATTTAATCGCGGCACTCACAGCCGCATCCGTCTCGAATATGTTTGAAGCAACTTTAGAACAGCTAGCAACATTGGCTATTTTGATGACCATTGTCCCTAGCATGGGTGGCATAGCTGGTAATCAAACACTTGCACTGGTTATCCGTGGTATGGCGGTTGGCCATATTAGTGATGAGAATAGTCGCTGGTTAATTGGTAAAGAAGCCATGGTAGGGGCACTGAATGGCGCTATCTGGGCCATCTCTATCGCTATTATCGTGTCATTATGGAAAGGCGACCCATCTCTTGGCCTGATCATTGGTGGCGCGATGTTTATTAATATGTCGATGGGCGGATTGGCTGGCGTCGTGATCCCCCTGGTGATGAAAAAATACAATATCGACCCGGCATTGGCAGGCGGTATGGCATTAACAACGGTTACCGATGTAGTTGGTCTATTTGCCTTCTTAGGCATGGCAACGTTGGTCTACGGCGCTTAA
- the pmbA gene encoding metalloprotease PmbA yields MNLKQQITLEQNKLELAVTQALDIAKKAGASDAEVAISRQTGLSVSTRMGEVENVEFNHDGALGICVYRGQRKGNASTSDLSEAAIQSTVAAALDIALHTAEDEFAGLADRELMAFAPTDLDLCHPIDIKPEYAIEQACLTERLALAQDPRIVNSEGAFTSHSSIKVYGNSHGLVNGYASTRHSMSSVLIAEEDGAMERDYGYSMARDASKLWTPEQIATEAVNRTVDRLGARKIDTCNVPVIFHHDVASSLMGQLVMGISGGSLYRKSSFLLDKLGEQIFPEWLNIQERPHIMGGLASSMYDAEGVRTKDLNVVEQGILNSYLLTSYSGRKLGMQTTGHAGGIHNWNVTGKGETLGQLCRQMGTGLLVTELMGQGVNIVTGDYSRGASGFWVENGELQYPVHEITIAGNLTDMFKNIVAVGSDIDVRSSILMGSTLLESMQIAGN; encoded by the coding sequence ATGAACTTAAAACAGCAAATTACATTAGAACAAAATAAATTGGAATTAGCCGTTACTCAAGCACTCGACATCGCCAAAAAAGCGGGCGCGAGTGATGCTGAAGTAGCTATTTCACGACAAACGGGTTTGTCTGTGAGTACGCGCATGGGTGAAGTTGAAAATGTAGAATTCAACCATGATGGCGCGTTAGGTATTTGTGTATACCGCGGCCAGCGTAAGGGTAATGCATCAACATCTGATTTAAGTGAAGCTGCAATTCAAAGCACAGTGGCTGCGGCGTTAGATATCGCTTTGCACACCGCTGAAGATGAGTTTGCAGGTCTGGCAGATCGTGAACTGATGGCGTTTGCACCGACAGACTTAGACTTATGTCACCCGATTGATATCAAACCTGAGTATGCGATTGAGCAAGCGTGCCTGACTGAACGTTTAGCGTTAGCGCAAGATCCTCGTATTGTGAACAGCGAAGGTGCGTTTACCAGTCACAGCAGTATTAAAGTCTACGGTAATAGCCATGGCCTGGTAAATGGCTACGCGAGTACTCGCCATAGTATGAGTTCGGTATTGATTGCCGAAGAAGATGGCGCAATGGAACGTGATTACGGCTACTCAATGGCGCGTGACGCAAGTAAACTGTGGACACCTGAACAGATAGCTACTGAAGCTGTTAATCGCACTGTAGACCGCTTAGGTGCACGTAAGATTGATACCTGTAATGTCCCTGTCATTTTTCACCATGATGTTGCTAGTAGCTTAATGGGCCAACTTGTGATGGGTATCAGTGGCGGTAGCTTATACCGTAAATCATCCTTCTTACTGGATAAGTTGGGTGAGCAAATTTTCCCTGAATGGTTAAACATCCAAGAACGTCCACATATTATGGGTGGCTTAGCATCCTCTATGTATGACGCTGAAGGTGTACGCACTAAAGATTTAAATGTGGTTGAGCAAGGTATCTTAAACAGCTACTTATTAACGAGCTACAGCGGCCGTAAGTTAGGTATGCAAACAACCGGTCATGCTGGTGGCATTCATAACTGGAACGTGACAGGTAAAGGCGAAACATTAGGTCAACTTTGTCGTCAAATGGGCACGGGCTTATTAGTGACTGAGCTGATGGGACAGGGCGTGAATATTGTTACCGGTGATTACAGCCGTGGCGCGTCGGGTTTCTGGGTTGAGAACGGTGAACTGCAATATCCTGTTCACGAGATCACGATTGCGGGTAACTTAACTGACATGTTTAAAAACATTGTTGCAGTGGGTAGCGATATTGATGTGCGTAGTAGCATTTTGATGGGGTCTACATTATTAGAATCAATGCAGATCGCGGGCAACTAG
- the yjgA gene encoding ribosome biogenesis factor YjgA, with protein sequence MSVRERNITSEKSYRRAEDDELYQSRAENKIEIAKTLKLAGAIALLSKAEIAKMGFSEEMLAAIVTARKIVVRTDAYSRHLSYMCKIMRSDGLEPIQAAYDKITNKYNQATVELAKLEIVRDELIAGGDTAITALMETYPNADRQKLRLLIRQVNKEIKAEKPLKAAKPSKEIFKHLREIAGL encoded by the coding sequence ATGAGCGTAAGAGAACGAAATATTACCAGTGAAAAGTCTTACCGACGCGCTGAAGACGACGAGTTATATCAAAGTCGTGCAGAAAACAAAATTGAAATTGCCAAGACTCTGAAACTCGCTGGCGCGATCGCTTTACTCAGTAAAGCAGAAATTGCCAAGATGGGTTTTTCAGAAGAAATGCTTGCAGCAATCGTCACAGCAAGAAAAATTGTAGTACGTACTGATGCTTATAGCAGACATCTATCGTACATGTGCAAAATCATGCGTAGTGACGGTCTCGAGCCAATCCAAGCGGCATACGATAAGATCACCAATAAGTATAACCAAGCAACGGTTGAATTAGCGAAACTAGAAATAGTGCGTGATGAATTGATTGCCGGTGGTGATACTGCGATCACAGCGTTAATGGAAACCTATCCAAATGCTGACCGTCAGAAATTGCGTCTACTGATCCGCCAAGTGAATAAAGAAATTAAAGCTGAAAAGCCGCTTAAAGCAGCTAAACCAAGCAAAGAAATCTTTAAACACCTACGTGAGATTGCTGGTCTATAA